The following are encoded together in the Zygosaccharomyces rouxii strain CBS732 chromosome C complete sequence genome:
- the PHO90 gene encoding SPX domain-containing inorganic phosphate transporter (similar to uniprot|P25360 Saccharomyces cerevisiae YCR037C PHO87 Low-affinity inorganic phosphate (Pi) transporter involved in activation of PHO pathway expression is independent of Pi concentration and Pho4p activity contains 12 membrane-spanning segments and uniprot|P39535 Saccharomyces cerevisiae YJL198W PHO90), whose product MRFSHFLQYNSVPEWQNHYMDYSQLKNLIYTLQTDELRLNGELEDTESGNGGKSKVFAKKLKNKLFSSKAGGSTPSNNANGGGGISSPPKSPALEGSKPGKGPEEMIQEETFELDDLHTNSAAAAAQAGGGSSPGIGVGAQGAKSSPVKRFRDKFFESRRSSLSSEGKTLFSPQDAFLNNLAEEKLKVDDFYKRMETKFYEKFDTLVKDLEKGGFSHNFGSFFPEELPEDDVEFTKLPPNADNSGFQDVELPEGESGGMSMARRETRDTKDTRSDYFSEEDLEDDYDDLEAQDNTALLNTSQLDVETQKKSILKQSITYLYIDLCQLKSFIELNRIGFGKITKKFDKVLHATTREELIQSGVFFADTYIFQPQTLTALNSRIAHLVEFYAIIKGRHAYLEDCKRELKSFLHDHIVWERSNSWKDMLGLLSQEKELESETVQEGRSKLALEYKKFKLPKSISIWKWEFTHLWIPSFFFTWKALNISIIFIFTLILMVVPTLKDKAEHRCLALVECVALLWATESFPLFTTALFVPMLTVLFKVLKDNNGKVMKAPAASKEVLSTMWSSTIMILLAGFTMAEALSQYDIAKVIASWLLSAAGTKPRNVLLMAMSVVFFLSMWISNVAAPTLTYSLMSPILGELDCTDPFAKALVFGVAIAADIGGMASPISSPQNVVSMQYLKTYNIGWGQFFATALPCGILAMLLSWVVIFTTFKVNRTKLERFKPIKAKFTIKQWYIIAVCMGTILLWCVEGNVEPAFGESGEIAVLPIVLFFGTGILSTRDFNTFPWSIVTLAMGGIALGKAVSSSGLLATVAHALQRKIQNDGTMAILCIFGVLMLVVGTFVSHTVSAIIIIPLVKEVGDKLSDPKAAPILVFGCALLSSTGLALPSSGFPNVTAISMYDKKGGRYLDVNTFMTRGLVISLIAFLCIITMGYGIMKSVLKGVDQQ is encoded by the coding sequence ATGAGATTTTCACATTTCTTGCAGTACAACTCAGTACCGGAATGGCAGAACCATTATATGGACTACAGCCAATTAAAGAATCTCATCTACACTTTACAAACAGATGAATTAAGACTAAATggtgaattagaagatACAGAAAGCGGaaatggtggtaaatcaaAGGTCTTCgctaaaaaattgaagaataaaCTTTTTTCCTCGAAAGCAGGCGGCTCCACTCCTTCTAATAATGCTAATGGTGGAGGTGGTATTTCTTCGCCACCGAAGAGTCCCGCATTGGAGGGTTCCAAACCTGGAAAGGGTCCTGAAGAAATGATCCAGGAGGAAACTTTTGAATTAGATGATCTGCATACCAACAGCGCAGCTGCAGCTGCTCAAGCAGGAGGGGGAAGTTCCCCAGGAATAGGAGTAGGTGCGCAGGGTGCCAAGAGTAGTCCTGTAAAAAGGTTCAGGGACAAGTTTTTCGAATCCCGTAGATCTTCATTATCCAGTGAAGGCAAAACACTTTTCAGTCCACAAGACGCCTTTTTGAACAATCTAGCAGaggagaaattgaaagttgatgatttttacaaaaggatggaaaccaaattttatgaaaaatttgatactTTAGTCAAAGATTTAGAGAAAGGGGGCTTTTCACATAACTTTGGATCATTCTTCCCCGAGGAACTGCCGGAGGATGATGttgaatttaccaaattgcCTCCTAATGCGGATAACAGTGGATTCCAGGACGTTGAATTGCCAGAAGGGGAATCTGGTGGAATGAGCATGGCACGCCGTGAAACAAGAGACACAAAGGATACGAGGTCTGATTATTTTTCAGAGGAAGATTTAGAGGATGACTATGACGATTTGGAAGCGCAGGATAATACCGCGCTTCTAAATACAAGCCAATTGGATGTGGAAACTCAAAAGAAATCTATTTTGAAGCAATCGATAACCTACCTTTACATTGATCTTTGCCAATTGAAGTCGTTTATCGAATTAAATCGTATTggatttggtaaaattacaaagaaattCGATAAGGTTTTGCATGCAACAACGAGAGAAGAGTTGATTCAGAGTGGAGTTTTTTTCGCGGATACTTACATTTTCCAACCACAGACTTTAACCGCATTAAACAGCAGGATTGCTCATTTGGTTGAATTTTACGCTATCATTAAGGGAAGACATGCATATTTGGAGGATTGCAAACGtgaattgaaaagtttcTTGCATGATCACATAGTTTGGGAAAGATCAAACTCATGGAAGGACATGCTAGGTCTTTTGTCCCAAGAGAAAGAGCTGGAAAGTGAAACTGTTCAGGAGGGACGTTCTAAATTAGCACTAGAgtacaagaaattcaaattgcCTAAATCGATTAGTATATGGAAGTGGGAGTTTACACATCTTTGGATCCCATCATTCTTTTTCACTTGGAAAGCTCTCAATATTtccatcattttcattttcactTTAATCCTGATGGTGGTCCCCACTTTGAAGGATAAGGCAGAGCATCGTTGTTTGGCATTGGTGGAATGTGTTGCATTGCTATGGGCCACTGAAAGTTTCCCACTTTTCACAACAGCTCTTTTCGTCCCCATGCTTACAGTTCTTTTCAAGGTGTTGAAAGACAATAACGGTAAAGTTATGAAGGCACCGGCTGCATCCAAGGAAGTTCTTTCGACCATGTGGTCTTCAACAATTATGATTCTTTTAGCAGGTTTTACCATGGCAGAAGCGCTATCTCAATATGATATAGCTAAGGTTATTGCATCCTGGTTATTATCCGCAGCAGGTACCAAGCCTAGAAATGTTTTACTAATGGCTATGTCCGTGGTTTTCTTCCTTTCTATGTGGATCTCTAACGTCGCAGCCCCTACTCTAACGTATTCCTTGATGTCGCCAATTTTGGGTGAATTAGATTGTACTGATCCATTTGCAAAGGCGTTGGTGTTCGGTGTTGCTATTGCCGCTGATATTGGTGGTATGGCATCACCAATCTCGTCACCTCAAAATGTGGTTTCAATGCagtatttgaaaacttATAATATTGGGTGGGGTCAATTTTTCGCAACTGCATTACCTTGTGGTATACTTGCCATGCTTCTGTCATGGGTGGTTATCTTCACAACTTTTAAGGTAAATCGTaccaaattggaaagatttaAGCCTATTAAAGCAAAATTTACAATAAAGCAATGGTATATCATAGCCGTGTGTATGGGTACCATTCTGCTATGGTGTGTGGAAGGTAATGTAGAGCCTGCATTCGGTGaatctggtgaaattgCTGTATTGCCAATagttcttttctttggtacTGGTATTCTGTCGACTCGCGACTTTAACACTTTCCCCTGGAGTATTGTCACGCTTGCCATGGGTGGTATTGCGCTTGGTAAAGCGGTTTCATCCTCTGGTCTATTAGCAACGGTGGCTCATGCTCTACAAAGGAAAATCCAAAACGATGGTACCATGGCTATTCTTTGTATCTTTGGTGTTCTAATGCTTGTTGTGGGTACTTTTGTCTCACATACCGTCTCAgctattattatcattcCATTAGTGAAAGAGGTCGGTGACAAGTTATCAGATCCTAAAGCCGCTCCTATCTTGGTGTTTGGTTGTGCATTGCTATCATCTACTGGTTTGGCTTTGCCATCTTCAGGTTTCCCGAATGTTACCGCTATTTCCATGTATGATAAAAAGGGAGGTAGATATTTGGATGTCAATACATTTATGACAAGAGGTTTAGTGATTTCACTCATCGCATTCTTATGTATCATCACCATGGGTTACGGTATTATGAAGAGTGTTCTCAAGGGTGTGGATCAGCAGTAA
- the ACO2 gene encoding aconitate hydratase ACO2 (highly similar to uniprot|P39533 Saccharomyces cerevisiae YJL200C Hypothetical ORF) has product MLSACSRVNLKRTLATHAKFPSVPSEFKSKVPPYSKLLDNLGQVKKITNDAPLTLAEKILYSHLCDPQESIVSSNLQDIRGLQYLKLNPDRVAMQDASAQMALLQFMTTGLSQTAVPASIHCDHLIVGKKGEAEDLVTAMSTNKEVFDFLQSCGEKYGIQFWGPGSGIIHQIVLENFSAPGLMMLGTDSHTPNAGGLGAIAIGVGGADAVDALTGTPWELKAPKILGVKLTGHLSGWASPKDVITKLAGVLTVRGGTGYIIEYFGEGVSSLSCTGMATICNMGAEIGATTSTFPYQEAHRLYLQATGRSVLADQADIALNEFGFLRADEGAQYDKVVEINLSELEPHVNGPFTPDLSTPISEFGERTLKEDWPQKISAGLIGSCTNSSYQDMTRAADLVRQASQAGLKPRIPFFVTPGSEQIRATLERDGLIKTFTDNGATVLANACGPCIGQWDRQDVPKTSKETNSIFSSFNRNFRARNDGNRNTMNFLTSPEIVTAMIYSSNAQFNPVTDSIKLDNGKTFKFNPPVGQDLPRAGFEQGRTEFYPAADPKPQPDVKVEVSPESDRLQLLEPFKPWNGKELKTNVLLKVEGKCTTDHISAAGVWLKYKGHLENISYNTLIGAQNKETGEVNKAYDADGSAYDIPGLMMKWKDQGKPWTVVAEHNYGEGSAREHAALSPRFLGGEIILVKSFARIHETNLKKQGMLPLTFANEQDYDKISSGDILETVNLVDMVAKKGDNGGELDVKVTKPSGESFIIKAKHNMSKDQIEFFKAGSAINYIGNISRNQQ; this is encoded by the coding sequence ATGTTATCTGCTTGTTCGAGGGTAAATCTCAAGAGGACTCTGGCGACCCACGCTAAATTTCCTTCAGTTCCATCTGAATTCAAATCAAAGGTACCACCTTATTCGAAACTTTTAGACAACTTGGGTCAAGTTAAAAAGATTACCAACGATGCACCATTGACCTTAGCTGAAAAGATTCTCTACTCGCATTTATGTGATCCACAGGAATCCATTGTCTCCTCCAATTTGCAAGATATCCGCGGTTTGCAATACTTAAAATTGAACCCTGACCGTGTTGCCATGCAAGATGCTTCAGCCCAAATGGCATTATTACAATTCATGACGACTGGTCTTTCACAGACTGCAGTTCCTGCATCTATCCACTGTGATCATTTAATCGTCGGTAAGAAAGGTGAAGCCGAGGATTTGGTGACAGCCATGTCTACAAACAAAGAAGTGTTTGATTTCTTACAGAGCTGTGGTGAGAAATATGGTATTCAATTTTGGGGGCCAGGTTCAGGTATTattcatcaaattgttcttgaaaACTTCTCAGCTCCAGGTCTGATGATGTTAGGTACAGATTCACATACACCAAATGCAGGTGGTCTTGGTGCAATTGCCATTGGTGTGGGTGGTGCCGATGCCGTTGACGCGTTGACTGGTACTCCATGGGAGTTGAAAGCTCCTAAAATTCTTGGTGTTAAATTAACAGGTCATCTCAGCGGTTGGGCCTCGCCAAAGGATGTAATTACTAAATTGGCAGGTGTCCTTACCGTGAGAGGTGGTACTGGTTACATCATTGAATATTTTGGTGAAGGTGTATCATCTCTATCGTGTACAGGTATGGCTACTATCTGTAACATGGGAGCAGAGATTGGTGCAACAACGTCTACTTTCCCCTACCAAGAAGCTCACAGACTATATTTACAGGCCACTGGTAGATCGGTTTTGGCAGATCAAGCTGACATTGCATTAAACGAATTCGGTTTCCTAAGAGCCGATGAAGGAGCTCAATACGATAAAGTTGTGGAAATTAACTTATCCGAATTGGAGCCTCATGTTAATGGTCCATTCACGCCCGATTTATCAACACCTATTTcagaatttggtgaaagaactttgaaagaagattggCCTCAAAAGATTTCCGCCGGTTTGATTGGATCTTGTACGAACTCTTCCTACCAAGATATGACTCGTGCCGCCGATCTAGTCAGACAAGCATCACAAGCAGGTTTGAAGCCACGTATCCCATTCTTTGTTACACCTGGTTCAGAACAGATCAGAGCAACTTTGGAAAGAGATGGGCTGATTAAGACTTTTACCGATAACGGTGCTACGGTTTTGGCTAACGCTTGTGGTCCATGTATCGGTCAATGGGATAGACAAGATGTTCCAAAGACCTCAAAGGAAACAAATTCTATCTTCAGTTCCTTCAACAGAAACTTCAGAGCTAGAAATGATGGTAACAGAAACACTATGAACTTTTTAACTTCGCCTGAAATTGTTACCGCTATGATTTACTCAAGTAATGCTCAGTTTAACCCTGTTACTGATTCAATCAAACTGGATAATGGTAAGactttcaaattcaatccCCCAGTTGGGCAAGATCTACCTAGAGCTGGCTTTGAACAGGGTAGAACCGAATTTTATCCAGCTGCTGATCCTAAACCACAACCGGACGTTAAAGTGGAAGTTTCTCCAGAATCGGATCGTCTGCAACTTTTGGAACCATTTAAACCTTGGAATGGTAAGGAATTGAAGACTAACGTTTTGCTCAAAGTGGAAGGTAAATGTACTACCGATCACATCTCAGCAGCTGGTGTTTGGTTAAAATACAAGGGTcacttggaaaatatttCTTATAACACTCTGATTGGTGCTCAAAATAAGGAAACTGGTGAAGTCAATAAGGCTTATGATGCAGATGGCAGCGCTTACGATATCCCAGGCttaatgatgaaatggaagGATCAAGGAAAACCATGGACTGTGGTTGCTGAACATAATTACGGTGAAGGTTCCGCTAGAGAGCACGCAGCATTATCACCAAGATTCTTGGGCGGTGAAATAATTTTGGTTAAATCTTTTGCAAGAATTCACGAaacaaatttgaaaaaacagGGTATGTTGCCTCTAACTTTTGCCAACGAACAAGATTACGACAAGATTAGCTCTGGTGATATTCTGGAAACTGTTAACTTGGTAGATATGGTTGCTAAAAAGGGTGATAATGGCGGAGAATTAGATGTCAAGGTAACAAAGCCTTCTGGTGaatctttcatcatcaaagCCAAGCACAATATGTCTAAGGACCAGATAGAATTCTTTAAGGCAGGATCCGCTATCAATTACATTGGTAACATTAGCAGAAATCAACAATGA
- the BUD5 gene encoding Ras family guanine nucleotide exchange factor BUD5 (similar to gnl|GLV|KLLA0C03410g Kluyveromyces lactis KLLA0C03410g and weakly similar to YCR038C uniprot|P25300 Saccharomyces cerevisiae YCR038C BUD5 GTP/GDP exchange factor for Rsr1p (Bud1p) required for both axial and bipolar budding patterns mutants exhibit random budding in all cell types) → MASRLNTGTQPLFMRNDADYASPTRRSFQFPRRYSNKSSTHSSFSNQVEESLHTVGDDVQPATPERFVFLQDFNNDDTPVVNNSNNRQFLDEDAVTPLINQEVHEEEGGGKQGEYYMTESVYSEYDNTSDNISSENENSTSEPFAGLGIDGVNRSGSVSSYVETAKAAPIISSKTSPVRAIRTSAIINGKGNSSPFKEPNYISGGATNNSIGKLDTHFLNNSKEYSRYSIISGETSTAPLSLPNDKFTEAKEFEGDQEHVSESELETEASDSDLAKWDAVEIPTTKVPQESQSSVVNMSRNNSNIQRKTTLRKNTELELDDKNFAYLFIIAIHSFNARTLDNPDDIAICLSFEKGDVAFVHTVDESGWGEVTLVRNRKRGWVPFNYFSDTVKFNRAKDSTESGNQLTNLIESRSPLQALLSACAKFLLHPQDTPIPNSDKFTFNFNHINTVKDGVKKLLEKTECVSRSDELVRQSPSVRKLRKRLLADWYNLMIKADYYKYSTNPENISKLMDLLYRVLEQSFSFFKAWAQEKTEFEKERTAQINSENTLKDSEKPAYMRNSPMHYLREPPSAIGRLQEVYDLLFLYVGLILGRLDLIEHNASGSEMLEVIVHQMIILLRELLYTSKSCSSIIQDKFQYAYDDTLQRNLDPLLSLVSELVSCVKLLVVDILKDNVGKDMELLVKEDLYHHTDQGQRLISIVSSMATLISNTVSGCNSYLRLIGDFQLSEDRKYLDLQEMKITPQKFVSHCTEGLKKDIDEARLSRAIQEQQPNRSVQNHKSIARFSTIRAGDGEKLGLTVEGGQFLQELFQDRRPFGRDSKFAPFQLKDGDEDVGDHVDEINNKEAMHKQLMFNKEGALIGASFKALVYKLTDEIEKPDEFFTAAFLLNFRSFGTALDLIEALVSRFDFSDKSIRYEFGEKNGQYSSRASRMKNRRRLVCRVFLLWMKTYWNYYADYQYLPTLINFFNEGLSVFLPLDAKELLETAAKLSALTPFSGEFRRRSRSRHQLQPTSTHEARTCSIYSDISVTSASSRRSSGSLDHQLLDDHDLTRIPSQSRNSMSLPLPVLNYGTSSLISKRNIQDMERLLISYRLVTGYSTSALNKSASDFNPQNDTRLLIAEWNELVSSDMRISQPLVHNDMTLVQINALELAKQLTLIESQLFLAVEPFELLDGNYMPKKHYLGMAPNVKAILNFTNQLSNYVIECILYPNLPLRERTSRLRAWLKIALATSYFRNFNSLAAIMTALQNHALTRLQDVWDELSDKELDLYKYLARVVHPNNNFKVYRKKLKKYTEDYRFGNTKPSKSLVPVVPFFNLFLQDLTFINEGNANSRDDLRFRPYTLINIDKYFKITKTINIVNFFQVDYESNPEGFDTLGSFFNIGDQLDQDNRNIKPIPLVQEFILYEFWRVNTLFKENNDRGYQLSLSLKPRTFQ, encoded by the coding sequence ATGGCATCGAGACTCAATACAGGGACACAACCATTGTTTATGAGAAATGATGCTGACTACGCTTCACCAACTAGGagatctttccaattcccCAGACGATACAGTAATAAATCCTCTACGCATTCGTCATTCTCAAATCAAGTCGAAGAATCATTGCATACAGTGGGAGACGATGTGCAACCAGCAACACCAGAAAGATTTGTctttttacaagattttaACAATGATGACACGCCAGTGGTGAATAACAGTAACAACAGACAGTtcttggatgaagatgccgTTACTCCCCTGATAAATCAAGAGGTacatgaagaagaaggtggtgGAAAACAAGGTGAGTATTATATGACTGAAAGTGTTTACTCGGAGTATGATAATACATCGGACAATATAAGCagtgaaaatgaaaatagtACTAGTGAACCGTTTGCAGGATTGGGAATAGATGGTGTCAACCGTAGCGGTAGCGTTTCATCCTACGTGGAAACCGCAAAGGCTGCTCCTATTATATCATCCAAAACTTCACCTGTGAGAGCGATTAGAACTTCAGCTATTATAAATGGTAAAGGTAATTCTAGTCCCTTTAAGGAGCCAAACTATATTTCTGGAGGTGCTACTAATAATAGTATTGGAAAATTAGATACACATTTTCTAAACAACAGTAAAGAGTATTCCAGGTATTCAATCATTTCAGGTGAAACATCGACGGCTCCActatcattaccaaatgataaatttacTGAGgcaaaagaatttgaaggtgATCAAGAGCATGTTTCTGAGTCTGAGCTTGAAACCGAGGCTTCAGATTCTGACCTTGCTAAGTGGGATGCAGTGGAAATTCCAACTACGAAAGTGCCGCAAGAATCACAATCATCTGTGGTTAATATGAGTAGAAATAACAGTAATatccaaagaaaaacaaCTCTGAGAAAAAATACAGAATTGGAACtagatgataaaaattttgCTTACTTGTTTATTATTGCTATCCATTCATTTAATGCAAGGACTTTAGATAATCCAGATGATATTGCCATTTGCctttcatttgaaaaaggtgATGTTGCATTCGTACATACGGTTGATGAATCTGGTTGGGGAGAAGTAACCTTAGTTAGAAATAGGAAACGCGGTTGGGTTCCCTTTAACTATTTTTCAGATACTGTCAAATTTAATAGAGCTAAAGACAGTACTGAATCAGGAAACCAGCTTACGAATCTGATAGAATCAAGATCTCCATTACAAGCCTTGCTATCTGCATGTGCGAAGTTTTTACTACATCCTCAAGACACTCCAATCCCCAATTCGGATAAATTTACCTTTAACTTTAATCATATCAACACGGTGAAGGATGGCGTAAAGAAGTTACTTGAGAAAACCGAATGCGTATCCAGATCAGATGAATTAGTACGACAGAGCCCTTCAGTGCGAAAGTTAAGGAAACGATTGCTCGCAGATTGGTATAACCTTATGATAAAGGCAGATTATTACAAGTATAGCACAAATCCTGAAAATATAAGCAAACTGATGGATTTACTTTACAGAGTCCTCGAGCAGtcattttccttctttaaGGCTTGGGCTCAGGAGAAGACAGAGtttgagaaagaaagaactgCCCAAATCAACAGTGAAAATACTCTCAAAGATTCAGAAAAACCAGCTTACATGCGTAATTCACCTATGCATTATTTAAGAGAACCTCCTTCAGCAATTGGACGACTTCAAGAGGTTTACGATTTATTATTTCTTTATGTTGGTTTAATTTTGGGTAGATTGGATCTGATAGAACATAATGCCAGCGGTAGTGAAATGTTAGAAGTCATTGTTCatcaaatgataattttacTGAGAGAGTTATTGTATACTAGCAAATCATGCTCTTCAATCATCCAAGATAAATTCCAATATGCATACGATGATACccttcaaagaaatttggatcCATTACTTTCGTTAGTTTCTGAATTAGTTTCATGTGTCAAGCTTCTAGTAGTAGACATCCTAAAAGACAATGTAGGTAAGGACATGGAACTTTTGGTCAAGGAGGATTTATACCATCATACAGATCAAGGTCAGAGGTTAATTTCTATCGTATCAAGCATGGCTACACTAATATCGAATACAGTATCAGGTTGCAATAGCTATCTACGGTTGATAGGTGATTTCCAATTAAGCGAAGATAGAAAGTATCTGGATCTACAAGAGATGAAGATCACTCCACAGAAGTTTGTTTCACATTGTACCGAAGGTCTGAAGAAAGATATTGACGAGGCCAGATTGAGTAGAGCCATACAGGAACAACAGCCCAACAGATCAGTCCAAAATCACAAAAGCATCGCTAGATTTTCCACCATACGTGCTGGTGATGGAGAGAAACTGGGACTTACTGTCGAAGGTGGTCAATTCTTACAGGAACTATTCCAGGATAGAAGACCATTCGGTAGAGATTCTAAGTTTGCACCattccaattgaaagaCGGAGACGAAGACGTTGGTGATCACGTTGACGAAATTAATAATAAGGAAGCAATGCACAAACAATTGATGTTTAATAAGGAAGGTGCTTTAATTGGTGCTTCTTTCAAAGCTTTGGTGTACAAACTAAcggatgaaattgaaaagcctgatgaatttttcacagCAGCTTTCTTATTAAACTTCAGAAGTTTTGGGACCGCTTTGGATCTAATAGAAGCTTTGGTATCTAGATTTGATTTTTCAGATAAATCCATACGTTatgaatttggtgaaaagaatgGTCAGTATTCATCTAGGGCTTCACGAATGAAAAATAGAAGGAGACTGGTTTGTCGTGTTTTCCTATTGTGGATGAAGACCTATTGGAATTATTATGCTGATTACCAATACCTTCCAACTTTgatcaactttttcaatgaGGGTTTATCTGTTTTTCTTCCGTTAGATGCCAAGGAACTTCTAGAGACTGCTGCAAAGTTATCTGCATTAACACCATTTTCTGGTGAGTTTAGGAGGCGCTCCAGATCTCGTCATCAGCTGCAGCCCACTTCAACACATGAAGCAAGAACCTGTTCTATTTACTCTGACATTTCTGTCACTAGCGCAAGCAGTCGTAGATCTTCAGGTTCATTAGATCACCAGTTATTGGACGACCACGACTTAACCCGTATACCAAGTCAGAGTAGAAATTCCATGTCATTGCCACTTCCCGTCCTCAACTACGGAACTTCTTCTCTGATTTCTAAACGCAATATCCAAGACATGGAAAGATTGCTAATATCTTACCGACTAGTCACAGGGTATTCCACCTCTGCTCTAAACAAGTCCGCAAGCGATTTCAATCCGCAAAATGATACCCGTCTGCTAATTGCAGAATGGAATGAATTGGTTTCCAGTGACATGAGAATATCTCAACCCCTTGTTCACAATGACATGACCTTAGTGCAAATTAACGCATTGGAACTTGCCAAACAATTAACGCTGATCGAATCACAGCTTTTCCTAGCAGTAGAACCCTTTGAGCTCCTTGATGGAAATTATATGCCTAAAAAGCACTATTTAGGAATGGCTCCAAACGTCAAAGcgattttaaattttacCAATCAATTGTCCAACTACGTGATAGAATGCATTCTTTACCCAAACCTTCCCTTAAGGGAACGTACTTCTAGATTGAGAGCTTGGTTGAAGATAGCTCTTGCCACTTCATATTtcagaaatttcaactctCTGGCGGCTATCATGACGGCGCTACAAAACCATGCATTAACAAGGCTTCAGGATGTTTGGGATGAGTTGAGTGATAAGGAACTCGACTTGTATAAGTATCTCGCCCGTGTGGTTCATCCTAACAACAACTTCAAAGTATACAgaaagaagttgaaaaaatacaCTGAGGACTACAGATTCGGCAACACCAAACCTTCAAAGTCTCTAGTTCCCGTTGTTCCTTTCTTCAACCTGTTCCTGCAAGATTTAACATTTATCAACGAAGGTAATGCCAATTCAAGAGATGATCTCAGATTTAGACCTTATACCTTGATAAACATCGACAAGTACTTCAAGATTACGAAGACGATCAATATTgttaatttctttcaagtgGACTATGAAAGCAATCCAGAAGGGTTTGATACGCTGGGTTCGTTTTTCAATATTGGAGACCAATTAGACCAAGATAATAGAAACATTAAACCTATACCCCTTGtacaagaatttatttTGTATGAATTTTGGAGAGTTAATACCCTATTCAAGGAAAATAATGATCGTGGGTACCAATTAAGCTTAAGCTTGAAACCTCGTacttttcaataa